Proteins found in one Cyanobacteria bacterium FACHB-DQ100 genomic segment:
- a CDS encoding helix-turn-helix transcriptional regulator: MSKPIAQTEFDQIWQAALSQNEIWTWQGNRGWRNLPSKLGQGQRQITTLRDGFQLWVDDVIYDRPIHLDYLYQIPQLTLTFYLSGNFRIINPGLRHEEDRSEVSGESCICYLPEIRSIEYYAEKQSLQRMTLSIDVEFLRTYSGWQQIPDRIRQLIDGRSVEPFHQTLGIQSAQHQPILQQILACPYRGAMRQLYLESKSLELLTLQFWRWAQDEQPPAKLPQWKPQDLEKLYHAQEILRRSLDRPQVDQRPPSLLELARQVGLNDCKLKQGFRQVFGTTVFGYLRTYQMKQAQRLLIETDTSITEIAYAVGYGSLPAFSNAFYRQFGVSPRAYRQQ; the protein is encoded by the coding sequence ATGTCAAAGCCGATCGCTCAAACTGAATTTGACCAAATCTGGCAAGCAGCCTTGTCTCAAAATGAGATTTGGACGTGGCAAGGCAATCGAGGCTGGCGTAACCTTCCCTCTAAGTTAGGGCAAGGACAACGACAAATTACAACCCTGCGAGACGGGTTTCAGCTTTGGGTCGATGATGTAATTTACGATCGCCCAATTCATCTAGACTATTTGTACCAAATCCCCCAACTGACGCTGACCTTTTATCTGTCCGGCAATTTTCGCATCATCAATCCAGGATTACGACACGAAGAAGATCGTTCAGAAGTGTCTGGAGAAAGCTGCATTTGCTACCTACCAGAAATCCGCTCAATTGAATACTACGCTGAAAAACAATCCCTGCAACGAATGACACTTAGTATTGATGTAGAGTTCTTACGCACGTACTCAGGATGGCAACAGATTCCCGATCGAATTCGCCAGTTAATCGATGGGCGCTCGGTTGAACCGTTTCATCAAACTCTAGGTATCCAATCAGCGCAACATCAACCAATTCTGCAACAAATTTTGGCTTGTCCGTATCGAGGCGCGATGCGACAGCTTTATTTAGAAAGCAAATCTTTGGAACTGCTGACACTCCAGTTTTGGCGCTGGGCACAGGACGAACAGCCTCCAGCAAAATTACCGCAGTGGAAGCCGCAAGATCTAGAAAAGCTCTATCACGCTCAAGAAATTCTCAGACGCTCTCTTGATAGACCGCAAGTCGATCAACGTCCTCCCTCGCTGCTTGAACTTGCGCGTCAGGTTGGCCTGAATGACTGCAAACTCAAACAAGGATTTCGCCAGGTCTTCGGTACAACTGTATTTGGCTATCTACGAACTTATCAAATGAAACAGGCGCAGCGATTGTTAATCGAGACGGATACAAGCATTACAGAGATTGCTTATGCCGTTGGGTA